One genomic region from Candidatus Eremiobacterota bacterium encodes:
- the oxlT gene encoding oxalate/formate MFS antiporter codes for MFRRRVSQRSSVGLRPPWVRRNRTLSTAISNPGRTRWVQLVLGIIAMVMIANLQYGWTLFVSPIEEHFHWSRAAIQVTFTTFVFVETWLVPAEGYLIDRFGPKLITVAGGALVALSWVMFSYAGSIWTFYAGAVIGGIGAGIVYGTTVGQALKWFPDKRGLAAGFTAAGFGAGSALTIVPLAQMIANRGYQETFFVFGLIQGIVVLIIGFFLRAPAPGEITLTASSKAIHQTTRDFTPGEILRTPLFWIMYVAMLCVAAGGLMATAQLGPIAKDYIVDEVPVTLLLITLPALQWALVMDRVLNGLARPFFGWISDRIGRENTMLIAFSLQGAIILLMIQSAANPVLFVLMSGLLFFTYGEVFSLFPSLSADTWGRKYATANYGFLYTSKGTAAVLVPFANVLKEHTGSWLPIFQIAAALNILAALVSFFVIKPLRARKTAREALVPAAAATAALAIAIGVVAIPPPASAADTINAEVASSVTAPFEQFIKIYEKKHPGSKVVAKYLGGQVIQADVEGDNPIDVVIVGKNQTDKLTAHINPPVAILTNREVILVPKGSTKVKSLKDLANPGVRVGLGNADSAVGTLARGVLKKAALDPAYGADFPQKVRANTTFEGTSGVEVVNSVSTGKVDAAIAFVSDVDPSRFSGVKIPDNLNVDSVYYVFVPKGSKNAAAGNELMKLVTSKQGEAILHSYRFLPPPKG; via the coding sequence ATGTTTCGGCGGCGGGTGTCTCAAAGGTCCTCCGTCGGCCTGCGTCCCCCATGGGTAAGGAGGAACCGAACGTTGTCGACCGCGATCTCGAACCCCGGCCGCACGCGCTGGGTGCAGCTCGTCCTCGGCATCATCGCGATGGTGATGATCGCCAACCTGCAATACGGCTGGACGCTGTTCGTCAGCCCGATCGAGGAGCATTTTCACTGGTCGAGAGCCGCGATCCAAGTGACGTTCACGACGTTCGTGTTCGTCGAAACGTGGCTCGTCCCGGCGGAAGGCTACCTCATCGACCGGTTCGGCCCGAAGCTGATCACCGTCGCCGGCGGCGCGCTGGTCGCACTCTCGTGGGTGATGTTCTCATACGCCGGCTCGATCTGGACGTTCTACGCGGGCGCCGTGATCGGCGGGATCGGCGCCGGGATCGTGTACGGCACGACCGTCGGCCAGGCGCTCAAGTGGTTCCCCGACAAGCGCGGGCTCGCGGCGGGGTTCACCGCGGCGGGTTTCGGCGCTGGCTCGGCGCTGACGATCGTCCCGCTCGCGCAGATGATCGCCAACAGAGGCTACCAGGAGACGTTCTTCGTGTTCGGGCTGATCCAAGGGATCGTCGTGCTGATCATAGGGTTCTTCCTGCGCGCGCCGGCTCCGGGCGAGATCACGCTGACCGCGAGCTCGAAAGCGATCCACCAGACGACGCGCGACTTCACGCCCGGCGAGATACTGCGCACGCCGCTGTTCTGGATCATGTACGTCGCGATGCTGTGCGTGGCGGCCGGCGGCCTGATGGCGACCGCGCAGCTCGGCCCGATCGCGAAGGACTACATCGTCGACGAAGTTCCGGTCACGCTGCTGCTCATCACGCTGCCCGCGCTGCAGTGGGCGCTGGTGATGGACCGCGTCCTGAACGGGCTCGCCCGGCCGTTCTTCGGCTGGATATCCGACCGGATCGGCCGCGAGAACACGATGCTGATCGCGTTCTCGCTCCAAGGCGCGATCATCTTGCTGATGATCCAGTCCGCGGCGAACCCGGTGCTGTTCGTGCTGATGTCGGGGCTGCTGTTCTTCACCTACGGTGAGGTGTTCAGCCTGTTCCCCTCGCTGAGCGCCGACACGTGGGGGCGCAAGTACGCCACCGCCAACTACGGTTTTCTCTACACCTCGAAAGGGACCGCCGCGGTGCTGGTCCCCTTCGCGAACGTGCTGAAGGAGCACACCGGGAGCTGGCTGCCGATCTTCCAAATTGCCGCCGCGCTGAACATCTTGGCCGCGCTGGTCTCGTTCTTCGTGATCAAGCCGCTGCGCGCGCGCAAGACCGCCCGCGAAGCGCTCGTTCCCGCGGCCGCCGCGACCGCCGCGCTGGCGATCGCGATCGGCGTCGTCGCCATTCCCCCGCCGGCGAGCGCGGCGGACACGATCAACGCCGAGGTCGCCTCGAGCGTCACCGCGCCGTTCGAGCAGTTCATCAAGATCTACGAGAAGAAACATCCGGGCTCGAAAGTCGTCGCGAAATACCTCGGCGGCCAGGTGATCCAAGCCGACGTCGAGGGCGATAACCCGATCGACGTCGTGATCGTCGGCAAGAACCAGACCGACAAGCTGACCGCGCACATCAACCCGCCGGTCGCGATCCTCACCAACCGCGAGGTGATCCTGGTGCCGAAGGGCAGCACCAAGGTCAAGAGCCTCAAGGATCTCGCCAACCCCGGCGTGCGCGTCGGGCTAGGCAACGCGGATTCGGCGGTCGGCACGCTCGCGCGCGGGGTGCTCAAGAAAGCCGCGCTCGATCCGGCGTACGGCGCAGATTTTCCGCAGAAAGTTCGCGCCAACACGACCTTTGAAGGAACGTCGGGCGTCGAGGTGGTCAACTCCGTCTCGACCGGCAAAGTCGACGCCGCGATCGCGTTCGTCTCCGACGTCGATCCGAGCCGGTTCTCGGGCGTGAAGATCCCCGACAACCTGAACGTCGACTCCGTCTACTACGTCTTCGTCCCGAAGGGCAGCAAGAACGCCGCCGCGGGGAACGAGCTGATGAAGCTGGTGACCTCCAAGCAGGGCGAGGCGATCCTGCACTCCTACCGCTTCCTGCCCCCACCGAAAGGCTGA
- a CDS encoding pyridoxamine 5'-phosphate oxidase family protein produces MRTVTTETGKLGRNEIEELLREEFIARIGYVDRRGYPYIVPVTYAYDGISFLGYTADGAKLEAMRHHPRVCVEVDRVRDAANWESVVAIGHFAELRGESAVDAVFRIGERLRTIAIADGSSDSARRTYVERLRAPGIAYRIRIEQIHGRFARTAG; encoded by the coding sequence GTGCGAACGGTCACCACCGAGACCGGAAAACTCGGCCGGAACGAGATTGAGGAGCTGCTGCGCGAAGAATTCATCGCGCGCATCGGCTACGTCGATCGGCGTGGCTATCCGTACATCGTCCCCGTTACGTACGCGTACGACGGCATATCGTTCTTGGGCTATACCGCCGACGGCGCCAAGCTGGAAGCGATGCGCCACCACCCCCGCGTCTGCGTCGAGGTCGACCGCGTGCGCGACGCGGCGAACTGGGAGTCCGTCGTGGCGATCGGGCACTTTGCGGAGCTGCGCGGCGAATCGGCAGTCGACGCCGTATTCCGCATCGGTGAACGACTGCGCACGATTGCAATCGCCGACGGTTCCTCGGACTCCGCGCGCCGCACGTACGTCGAGCGGCTCCGCGCGCCGGGGATCGCATACCGTATCCGGATCGAACAGATTCACGGGCGCTTCGCACGCACCGCCGGCTGA
- a CDS encoding polyisoprenoid-binding protein, whose protein sequence is MKWTFEPGHSAAEFRARHMMVTWVRGSFKNVHGELDFDPEHPEQLWVEAVIDARTCWTGEPTRDAHLKSEDFLHCEHYPEIRFRSTAVTVIGPADYEIAGDLTIRGVTKPVTLAVRFNGTAQTPWWEDGVDKGPKQRAGFVGRTSVDRYDFGVSWNDSLPDGGVVVSRQIEIVVDVEGILVG, encoded by the coding sequence ATGAAGTGGACTTTCGAGCCCGGCCACAGCGCGGCGGAGTTTCGCGCGCGCCACATGATGGTCACCTGGGTGCGCGGCTCGTTCAAGAACGTCCACGGCGAGCTGGACTTCGATCCCGAGCACCCGGAGCAGCTTTGGGTCGAGGCAGTCATCGACGCGCGAACGTGCTGGACCGGCGAACCCACCCGCGACGCGCACCTGAAGAGCGAAGACTTTCTCCACTGCGAGCACTACCCGGAGATTCGGTTTCGCAGCACCGCCGTCACGGTGATCGGGCCCGCGGACTACGAGATCGCGGGTGATCTGACGATCAGGGGCGTCACCAAGCCGGTCACGCTCGCGGTGCGGTTCAACGGCACGGCACAGACGCCGTGGTGGGAAGACGGCGTCGACAAAGGACCGAAGCAGCGCGCCGGCTTCGTCGGGCGCACGTCCGTCGACCGCTATGACTTCGGCGTGAGCTGGAACGACTCACTACCGGACGGCGGCGTCGTCGTCAGCCGCCAGATCGAGATCGTCGTCGACGTCGAGGGAATCCTCGTCGGCTGA
- a CDS encoding cbb3-type cytochrome c oxidase subunit I has protein sequence MASTIQVPTTPNAPGGAPESLALSRAGGDLLVLTHVYTATAVLGLGALFGLLQALSRANLIVLPAGFDYYRMLTAHGVLMALVFTTFFITGLFTFAVYRAIPRVRSLRLGWIGYVVMLVGTTMAAVAILDGSASVLYTFYAPLKASPLFYFGATILVLGTWTVGADIFLNVAWYKRERPNERIPLPAFMATCTMIMWVIATLGVVAEMALLIPWSLGWTSGIDVGLTRMFFWYFGHPLVYFWIMGAYTIWYTVVPTTYKGTVFSDGLTRLVFLMLLLLSTPVGLHHQYLDPGVAAGWKWLHAMTTYCVVIPSFMTAFAIFASFELGARNAGVRGFFNVVRWLPWKNPVFAGPALGMILFIFGGFGGIVNNSYSMDVLVHNTMWIVGHFHITVGGPVALTFVAASYGLIPALTGRKLFAPRLALVQVYTWFVGMSIMSIAMHWAGLLGSPRRTADVTYFGAQGAATWHTASLWAAVGGTILAASVLMFIVVATGTYFANQPAESKPQFDFAPARAGDDAVATPAVLDRLGRWGLIAIALALLAYAGPVIQQIEAHAYLAPGMRTW, from the coding sequence ATGGCCTCGACGATTCAGGTTCCGACGACGCCAAATGCTCCGGGCGGCGCGCCGGAAAGCCTTGCGCTGTCGCGGGCGGGCGGAGACCTGCTCGTTCTCACCCACGTTTACACTGCGACCGCCGTGCTTGGACTCGGCGCGCTGTTCGGGCTACTGCAGGCGTTATCGCGCGCGAACCTCATCGTGCTGCCCGCCGGCTTCGACTACTACCGTATGCTGACGGCGCACGGCGTGCTCATGGCGCTCGTGTTCACGACGTTCTTCATCACCGGGCTCTTCACGTTCGCCGTGTACCGCGCCATCCCGCGGGTGCGTTCCTTGCGGCTGGGCTGGATCGGGTACGTCGTGATGCTTGTCGGCACGACCATGGCCGCGGTCGCGATCCTGGATGGCAGCGCCAGTGTCCTCTACACGTTCTACGCGCCGCTCAAGGCGAGCCCGCTCTTCTATTTCGGCGCGACGATCCTGGTGCTCGGCACCTGGACGGTGGGCGCGGACATCTTCCTCAACGTGGCCTGGTACAAGCGTGAACGGCCGAACGAGCGGATTCCGCTGCCGGCCTTCATGGCGACCTGCACGATGATCATGTGGGTCATCGCAACGCTCGGCGTCGTGGCGGAGATGGCGTTGCTGATTCCGTGGTCGCTCGGCTGGACCAGCGGCATCGACGTCGGCCTCACGAGAATGTTCTTCTGGTATTTCGGCCACCCGCTGGTCTACTTCTGGATCATGGGCGCCTATACGATATGGTACACCGTCGTCCCAACGACGTACAAGGGTACGGTGTTCAGCGATGGCCTGACGCGACTGGTCTTTCTGATGCTGCTCCTGCTTTCGACGCCGGTCGGGCTGCACCACCAGTACCTTGATCCCGGCGTAGCCGCCGGCTGGAAGTGGCTGCACGCGATGACGACGTACTGCGTCGTGATCCCCTCGTTCATGACGGCGTTCGCAATTTTCGCCAGCTTTGAGCTCGGCGCGCGCAACGCCGGCGTGCGCGGCTTCTTCAACGTCGTGCGGTGGTTGCCGTGGAAGAACCCGGTCTTCGCCGGGCCGGCGCTCGGGATGATCTTGTTCATCTTCGGCGGCTTCGGCGGGATCGTGAACAACTCGTACTCGATGGACGTGCTCGTGCACAACACGATGTGGATCGTCGGGCACTTCCACATCACGGTCGGCGGCCCGGTCGCGCTGACGTTCGTGGCGGCCTCGTACGGCCTGATCCCGGCACTCACCGGGCGCAAGCTCTTCGCGCCTCGGCTGGCGCTCGTGCAGGTCTACACGTGGTTCGTCGGGATGTCGATCATGTCGATCGCAATGCACTGGGCCGGACTGCTCGGCTCTCCGCGGCGTACCGCGGACGTCACGTACTTCGGCGCTCAGGGAGCGGCGACGTGGCACACCGCATCGCTGTGGGCTGCCGTAGGCGGGACCATCCTCGCGGCCTCCGTCCTGATGTTCATCGTCGTGGCGACGGGTACGTACTTCGCAAACCAGCCGGCCGAGTCGAAGCCGCAGTTCGACTTTGCGCCCGCGCGTGCGGGCGACGACGCCGTCGCTACGCCTGCCGTCCTCGATCGTCTCGGCCGCTGGGGACTCATAGCGATCGCGCTAGCGCTCCTTGCCTACGCCGGACCCGTCATCCAACAAATCGAAGCGCACGCGTACCTCGCGCCCGGCATGCGGACGTGGTAG
- a CDS encoding cupredoxin domain-containing protein: protein MRVSAIVLVGIAFAGLTAAAPAGTGGSVVNVTATAEQKFVPNHVVLHVNKKQTLRFTSAGGVHGIASADLAIPATTIMPGNPVSVDVTPKKAGTYKLSCTIVCGANHADMLLTVEVKP from the coding sequence ATGCGCGTCTCGGCAATCGTCCTCGTCGGAATCGCGTTCGCCGGTCTCACCGCGGCGGCGCCGGCGGGCACGGGAGGCTCGGTCGTCAACGTCACGGCGACGGCCGAGCAGAAGTTCGTCCCGAACCACGTCGTCCTGCACGTCAACAAGAAGCAGACGCTGCGGTTCACCTCGGCGGGCGGCGTTCACGGCATCGCTTCGGCCGATTTGGCGATACCGGCAACGACGATCATGCCGGGCAATCCGGTCTCGGTCGACGTCACGCCGAAAAAGGCCGGAACCTACAAGCTTTCGTGCACGATCGTGTGTGGCGCGAACCACGCCGACATGCTGCTGACCGTCGAGGTGAAGCCATGA
- a CDS encoding cytochrome c oxidase subunit II has translation MHIHPQERLWMAFGTAILVFFAAVVTTSAIVDGFVPPSRIQSIDPTKVAQTPPFDRPGLHKVADRAYEAYYVARVFSFNPAEIRIPVGSRVTFYVTSADVEHGFSIPETGVNTMVTPGWVSSVSHTFNRRGTFLLVCNEYCGASHHNMAAKVTVE, from the coding sequence ATGCACATCCACCCTCAGGAGCGCCTCTGGATGGCGTTCGGGACGGCAATCCTCGTGTTTTTCGCCGCGGTGGTGACGACCTCCGCGATCGTCGACGGTTTCGTGCCGCCGAGCCGCATACAGAGCATCGATCCGACCAAAGTGGCGCAGACGCCTCCCTTCGACCGCCCCGGCCTGCACAAGGTCGCCGACCGCGCGTACGAGGCGTACTACGTCGCGCGCGTCTTCTCGTTCAACCCGGCGGAGATCCGCATCCCCGTAGGGTCGCGCGTCACGTTCTACGTCACGAGCGCCGACGTCGAGCATGGCTTCAGCATCCCGGAAACCGGCGTAAACACGATGGTGACGCCGGGCTGGGTCAGCAGCGTCTCGCACACGTTCAACCGGCGCGGTACGTTTCTGCTCGTTTGCAATGAGTACTGCGGCGCGAGCCATCACAACATGGCCGCCAAGGTGACGGTGGAATGA
- a CDS encoding c-type cytochrome, whose amino-acid sequence MSRLTIAALACAFAAVAIAGFYQRSSSAAAAAASDGKAIYAAKCAACHQANGAGGGPYPPLAGNADVTAGDTANLILSVLNGRSGPIQVGGKTYSGTMPAWKDQLSADEVAAVLTYVRSAWTNKAAAVTADQVAAARNPTALSGAGIYAAKCASCHQPGGQGSAAYPPLNQNPHVAAGDPKEMIATIVNGRSGPLTVNGTTYNGKMPTWKGQLSNADIAAVATFVRSAWSNRASAVTEQQVAAAGASVLNTVGASIYSKNCAVCHGANGQGGGHGNFPALAGDALVNKADAAGMIAVVQHGRSMMPAWQGQLSPGDIAAVATFVRSAWGNKGSPVTEQDVSAVK is encoded by the coding sequence ATGAGCCGCCTCACCATCGCCGCGCTGGCGTGTGCGTTCGCCGCCGTCGCCATTGCGGGATTCTATCAGCGCTCCAGCTCGGCAGCCGCCGCGGCGGCCTCCGACGGCAAGGCGATCTACGCCGCGAAATGCGCCGCGTGCCATCAGGCGAACGGTGCGGGCGGCGGACCGTATCCGCCGCTGGCCGGCAACGCCGACGTCACGGCCGGCGACACCGCGAACCTGATCCTCTCCGTGCTGAACGGTCGCAGCGGCCCGATCCAAGTGGGCGGAAAAACGTACAGCGGCACGATGCCGGCGTGGAAGGACCAGCTCTCCGCCGACGAGGTCGCCGCGGTGCTCACCTACGTGCGCTCAGCCTGGACGAACAAAGCCGCCGCCGTCACCGCCGATCAAGTCGCCGCCGCGCGCAATCCCACCGCGCTGAGCGGCGCGGGGATCTACGCCGCGAAGTGCGCGAGCTGCCACCAGCCGGGCGGCCAAGGCTCCGCCGCGTACCCGCCGCTGAACCAAAATCCGCACGTCGCCGCCGGCGATCCGAAAGAGATGATTGCGACGATCGTGAACGGGCGCAGCGGTCCGCTGACCGTGAACGGAACGACGTACAACGGCAAGATGCCGACCTGGAAAGGCCAGCTCTCGAACGCCGACATCGCCGCGGTCGCGACGTTCGTGCGCTCCGCATGGTCGAATCGCGCATCCGCCGTCACGGAGCAACAGGTGGCGGCGGCGGGGGCTTCGGTGTTGAACACGGTCGGCGCGTCGATCTACTCCAAGAACTGCGCGGTCTGCCACGGCGCGAACGGACAAGGCGGCGGGCACGGGAACTTCCCCGCGCTGGCCGGCGACGCGCTCGTGAACAAGGCCGACGCGGCCGGGATGATCGCCGTCGTCCAGCACGGGCGCAGTATGATGCCGGCCTGGCAGGGTCAGCTCTCTCCCGGCGACATCGCCGCCGTCGCGACGTTCGTGCGTTCCGCCTGGGGCAACAAAGGCAGCCCGGTCACCGAGCAGGACGTCTCCGCGGTGAAATAG
- a CDS encoding SCO family protein, whose protein sequence is MVAGPPPPAIAVRATAPAPRAYVPVLHEGDAVPDAALVDQRGRPFSFEKTGGRVSIVSFIYTRCADARMCPLVSAKFARIQRELRGAPIRLVEVTLDPAFDTRAVLARYGARYGADPAIWTLVTGEPGTVGTVAERFGIVIDRPLPSLVVHTEAAIVLDGRGRIAKVLDGADWAPEDVLSVARETAGADTNLVRRLRLWLGSSASALCGASKTGPITVSGALALLLAFSAAFGTLVRKSLAR, encoded by the coding sequence GTGGTAGCCGGCCCGCCGCCGCCCGCGATCGCCGTGCGCGCAACGGCGCCGGCGCCACGCGCTTACGTGCCGGTGTTGCACGAAGGCGACGCGGTGCCGGACGCCGCGCTGGTTGACCAGCGCGGCCGGCCGTTCTCGTTCGAGAAGACCGGCGGCCGCGTGTCGATCGTCTCGTTCATTTACACGCGCTGCGCAGACGCGCGAATGTGCCCGCTCGTCTCCGCGAAGTTCGCGCGCATCCAGCGCGAGCTGCGCGGTGCGCCGATCCGCCTGGTCGAAGTGACGCTCGATCCCGCATTCGATACGCGCGCGGTGCTCGCGCGGTACGGGGCGCGATACGGCGCTGATCCGGCGATCTGGACGCTGGTTACCGGCGAACCCGGAACCGTTGGGACTGTCGCGGAGCGGTTCGGAATCGTCATCGACCGCCCGCTGCCCTCACTCGTCGTCCACACCGAGGCGGCGATCGTTCTCGACGGCCGGGGCCGCATCGCGAAGGTTCTCGACGGCGCCGACTGGGCTCCGGAGGATGTGCTTTCGGTCGCGCGCGAGACGGCCGGCGCCGATACGAACCTCGTACGGCGTCTTCGCCTTTGGCTGGGCAGCTCGGCCAGCGCGCTGTGCGGCGCAAGCAAAACCGGCCCGATCACGGTGAGCGGAGCGCTCGCGTTGTTGCTTGCGTTCAGCGCCGCCTTCGGAACGCTGGTCCGGAAGTCGTTGGCGCGCTAA
- a CDS encoding YceI family protein: protein MRRTSIVAVALVAAISSTALAQAAEQRAIDPAKSKAQFSIQHIFVEHVTGTIPIQSGVVDLPAGSVIPVRATAVLDATKFNTGDSDRDGSLTSPDYFDTKKFPTWTFTSTKITPTGPGSFGMDGVLTMHGVTQPEHLDVTVRGDAGHPVYRAVGHIDRRTWEMKGTRLDPVIGNVADVTLDIVLK from the coding sequence ATGAGGCGCACGTCAATCGTCGCCGTCGCGCTCGTTGCGGCGATCTCTTCCACCGCACTCGCGCAGGCAGCGGAGCAGCGCGCGATCGACCCTGCAAAGTCGAAGGCGCAATTCTCGATCCAGCACATCTTCGTCGAGCACGTCACCGGGACGATCCCGATCCAGAGTGGCGTCGTGGACCTCCCCGCGGGGTCGGTAATTCCCGTCAGGGCAACCGCCGTGCTCGACGCGACGAAATTCAATACGGGCGATTCGGACCGCGACGGTTCGCTGACGAGCCCTGACTACTTCGACACGAAGAAGTTTCCGACGTGGACGTTCACGAGTACCAAGATCACGCCGACCGGGCCTGGGTCGTTCGGTATGGATGGGGTGCTCACGATGCACGGGGTGACGCAGCCCGAACATCTCGACGTCACGGTTCGCGGCGACGCCGGCCATCCGGTCTATCGCGCGGTCGGGCACATCGATCGTCGGACATGGGAGATGAAGGGCACGCGCCTCGACCCGGTCATCGGCAACGTCGCCGACGTCACGCTTGACATCGTCTTGAAATGA
- a CDS encoding DUF2905 domain-containing protein — translation MSLGRSLLVFGLVLAVVGILLELAPALRLGRLPGDVSFGGANWRVFVPLGTSLLLSIVLTLVFAVVGALARR, via the coding sequence GTGAGTCTTGGGCGCTCGTTGTTGGTCTTCGGTTTGGTGCTGGCAGTCGTCGGAATTCTGCTCGAGCTTGCGCCGGCGCTGCGGCTCGGGCGGCTCCCCGGCGACGTCTCGTTCGGCGGGGCGAACTGGCGCGTCTTCGTTCCGCTCGGGACGAGCCTGCTGCTCAGCATCGTGCTGACGCTCGTCTTCGCGGTGGTCGGCGCGCTGGCTAGAAGGTGA
- a CDS encoding cupredoxin domain-containing protein: MTTRRAILSGAALLAAAPLVTTAVRRVEAAAGDKLEMYVFRGTQGIKGPDGKPHDTVVPANFVVHAGVPMTVTAVNYDEGAHTITCPELNLDATIKGGHENADQTVTPVTSTFTFTAAKKGTYRWYCKLPCDAGHGYWAMGAGFGGPGKEGFMSGDIIVL, translated from the coding sequence ATGACCACTCGCCGCGCGATCCTTTCGGGAGCCGCGCTCCTGGCCGCCGCTCCGCTCGTTACGACCGCCGTTCGGCGCGTCGAAGCGGCGGCCGGCGACAAGCTGGAGATGTACGTCTTCCGCGGGACGCAAGGGATCAAAGGACCCGACGGAAAGCCGCACGACACCGTCGTTCCGGCGAACTTCGTCGTCCACGCCGGCGTCCCGATGACCGTCACCGCCGTCAACTACGACGAAGGCGCGCACACGATCACCTGCCCGGAGCTCAACCTTGACGCGACGATCAAAGGCGGTCACGAGAACGCCGACCAGACCGTCACGCCGGTGACCTCGACGTTCACGTTCACGGCCGCGAAGAAAGGCACGTACCGCTGGTACTGCAAGCTGCCGTGCGACGCCGGACACGGCTACTGGGCGATGGGTGCCGGCTTCGGAGGCCCCGGCAAAGAGGGCTTTATGTCGGGAGACATCATCGTGCTATGA
- a CDS encoding LysR family transcriptional regulator: MFELRDLERFMAVVAHRNFGRAARSLGMTQPALSRRIAVLERELGAPLFSRAHRQIELTRIGDVLAREARAVLTQASLADRAMHDAVSGATGHLRVATRSVGRFRLIPEALRLLRASHPRVAVSVADPMTGFPLDLLRRGAIDVTLVRGPVNLGERLCSERLRIDQVVVVMSTEHRLANEAVVDVSDLAEERFVETVSLRAYGYYDVMRDPAMRAGFIPHVVQTLDSVDNLLICVAAGIGIAFMHDASLELAVPGIVFRPLRPPGPTVELRAVWRAGDRNPVIAPFVSYLVLAAQYERQPARSRKGTKK; encoded by the coding sequence ATGTTCGAGCTGCGCGATCTGGAGCGCTTCATGGCGGTCGTTGCGCACCGCAATTTCGGTCGCGCGGCGCGCTCGCTCGGCATGACGCAGCCGGCGCTCAGCCGCCGGATCGCCGTGCTCGAGCGCGAGCTCGGGGCGCCGCTGTTCTCCCGCGCGCACCGCCAGATCGAGCTCACGCGCATCGGCGACGTGCTGGCGCGCGAGGCGCGCGCCGTGTTGACGCAGGCGTCGCTCGCCGATCGCGCGATGCACGACGCGGTGAGCGGCGCGACCGGGCATTTGCGCGTCGCGACGCGCAGCGTCGGCCGCTTCCGGTTGATTCCGGAAGCGCTGCGGCTCCTGCGCGCCTCGCATCCGCGTGTCGCGGTGAGCGTGGCCGACCCGATGACCGGCTTCCCGCTCGACCTGCTGCGCCGAGGCGCGATCGACGTCACCCTCGTGCGCGGCCCGGTCAACTTGGGCGAACGTCTGTGCTCGGAACGCCTGCGCATCGATCAGGTGGTCGTCGTCATGTCCACCGAACACCGCCTCGCGAACGAAGCCGTCGTCGACGTCTCCGACCTCGCCGAAGAACGGTTCGTCGAAACGGTGTCGCTGCGGGCGTACGGCTATTACGACGTCATGCGAGACCCCGCGATGCGAGCCGGGTTCATCCCGCACGTGGTGCAGACGCTCGACTCCGTCGACAATCTCTTGATCTGCGTCGCGGCCGGCATCGGGATCGCGTTCATGCACGACGCCAGCCTTGAGCTCGCGGTCCCGGGGATCGTCTTTCGCCCGCTGCGCCCGCCCGGCCCGACGGTCGAGCTGCGAGCCGTCTGGCGCGCGGGCGACCGCAACCCGGTGATCGCGCCGTTCGTGAGCTACCTCGTTCTCGCCGCGCAATACGAACGCCAGCCGGCTCGTTCACGCAAAGGAACAAAGAAATAG
- a CDS encoding cyclase family protein — translation MKQRPPGSNWGDYGAEDRVGRLNELTPERVVRAAAEIRTGRRFCLSLPLDYPGGNVIFPFRHPPQRKVVDRSGFLAHDYPFSRQREGATGVVNDDLVTLWTQYSTQWDAFGHVGSHFDANGDGEEEVVYYNGHYPGPDVDAMATAGLQGRGVLVDLHRTCGNAKVAVGRAMLEEIMREQNVVVEPGDVLALRTGWAQLLLDMQGSPDKEIVHSSGAGLDGRDPALHEWIASSGIAAIVADNVAVEYYPPKPGAPGTPYLPLHELCLFKLGINLGEMWYLTELADWLQRSGRTRFFLTAPPLRLRGHVGSPVTPLATV, via the coding sequence ATGAAGCAGCGGCCGCCGGGCTCGAACTGGGGCGACTACGGAGCCGAGGACCGCGTCGGGCGGCTCAACGAGCTCACGCCGGAGCGCGTCGTGCGCGCGGCGGCGGAGATTCGGACCGGGCGCCGGTTTTGCCTGAGCTTGCCGCTGGACTATCCGGGCGGGAACGTGATCTTTCCGTTTCGCCACCCGCCGCAGCGCAAAGTCGTCGACCGCAGCGGTTTTCTGGCCCACGACTACCCGTTCTCGCGGCAGCGTGAGGGCGCGACCGGCGTCGTGAACGACGACCTCGTCACGTTGTGGACGCAGTATTCCACGCAGTGGGACGCGTTCGGCCACGTCGGCTCGCACTTCGACGCCAACGGCGACGGCGAAGAAGAAGTCGTCTACTACAACGGTCATTATCCCGGTCCCGACGTCGACGCGATGGCGACCGCCGGACTGCAAGGCCGCGGCGTGCTGGTCGACCTGCACCGCACCTGCGGGAACGCGAAGGTCGCCGTCGGCCGTGCGATGCTGGAGGAGATCATGCGCGAGCAGAACGTCGTCGTCGAGCCGGGCGACGTCCTCGCGCTGCGCACCGGCTGGGCGCAGCTGCTGCTCGACATGCAGGGCTCGCCCGACAAAGAGATCGTCCACAGTTCGGGCGCCGGACTCGACGGCCGCGATCCTGCGCTGCACGAGTGGATCGCGTCGAGCGGGATTGCCGCCATCGTCGCGGACAACGTGGCGGTGGAGTATTATCCGCCGAAGCCCGGCGCGCCCGGCACGCCGTACTTGCCGCTGCACGAGCTCTGCCTCTTCAAGCTCGGGATCAACCTCGGCGAGATGTGGTATCTCACCGAGCTCGCCGACTGGCTGCAGCGCAGCGGGCGGACGCGGTTCTTCTTGACCGCGCCGCCGCTCCGCTTGCGCGGCCACGTCGGGTCACCCGTCACCCCGCTCGCAACGGTCTGA